A region from the Gemmatimonadales bacterium genome encodes:
- a CDS encoding TolC family protein: protein MHCRLVLFVLTLGLVRPLLAQDSTAAKDSMAAQDTALVPRLAPLATLTLSDALAQARRHSPVYRQALNNAGPARWGVRNAYGNFLPSVQVASDLGYTGSGQSTFGAFFNQTSPFLRSTYSIGLQMQLDGKTLAGPGQQKALERATSQDIENAGVGLRFDVTDQYLTAEDAVAQTEVAREQVRRNEEFLRLAQTRYRVGQATLLDVRQAEATRGTSQVTLLRAFQTENEAKLELFRRMGVVPPAPVEQIALTDSFTVAEPRFKLDELITMAEGENPSLRALRERSSAAGASVRAAKSEYFPTLTAQAGWSGFAQQFTNENQLLSEQLQTAQGQAADCQFNNQVRTGLNLGGTTPDCFGTFGLDATGKSLNPATAALVRSRNDVFPFGFAGQPFQATVTLSLPIFSGFGRELRVSQARADEEDADEAARAQGLAVRASVHARFLGLTTAYKTIGVQEVGRAAARDQLRLAQDRYRVGLGTALEVTDAQSAVERSEADYVTAVYDYHRAFAALEAAVGRPLR, encoded by the coding sequence ATGCATTGTCGGCTCGTCCTCTTCGTCCTGACGCTCGGTCTGGTCCGGCCTCTCCTGGCCCAGGACTCGACCGCGGCGAAGGACTCGATGGCCGCGCAGGACACCGCGCTCGTGCCCCGGTTGGCACCGCTCGCGACGCTCACACTTTCCGACGCACTCGCCCAGGCTCGGCGCCACAGTCCGGTGTACCGGCAGGCGCTCAACAACGCCGGGCCCGCTCGCTGGGGCGTGCGCAACGCGTACGGCAATTTCCTGCCGAGCGTGCAGGTGGCGAGCGACCTGGGCTACACCGGGTCCGGGCAATCCACCTTCGGTGCCTTCTTCAATCAGACCTCGCCGTTTCTTCGGTCCACCTACTCGATCGGCCTGCAGATGCAGCTCGACGGCAAGACGCTCGCGGGCCCGGGCCAGCAGAAGGCGCTGGAGCGCGCGACGAGCCAGGACATCGAGAACGCCGGCGTGGGGCTCCGCTTCGACGTGACCGACCAGTATCTCACCGCGGAAGACGCGGTGGCGCAGACCGAGGTGGCGCGGGAGCAGGTGCGGCGGAACGAGGAGTTCCTGCGGCTCGCCCAAACGCGCTACCGCGTGGGCCAGGCCACGCTGCTCGATGTCCGCCAGGCCGAGGCGACGCGTGGCACCTCGCAGGTGACGCTGCTCCGCGCCTTCCAGACGGAGAACGAGGCCAAGCTGGAGCTCTTCCGCCGGATGGGCGTGGTGCCGCCGGCGCCGGTGGAGCAGATCGCGCTCACCGACTCATTCACCGTGGCCGAGCCGCGGTTCAAGCTCGACGAGCTGATCACGATGGCGGAGGGCGAGAATCCCTCGCTCCGCGCGCTCCGCGAGCGCAGCTCGGCTGCGGGCGCGAGCGTGCGAGCCGCCAAGTCCGAATACTTTCCCACGCTCACGGCGCAGGCCGGCTGGTCCGGCTTTGCCCAGCAGTTCACCAACGAGAATCAGTTGCTGAGCGAGCAGCTCCAGACGGCGCAGGGCCAGGCCGCCGATTGCCAGTTCAACAACCAGGTGCGGACCGGCCTCAATCTGGGCGGGACGACGCCCGACTGCTTCGGCACGTTCGGGCTCGACGCGACGGGCAAGTCGCTCAATCCGGCCACCGCCGCACTGGTGCGGAGCCGGAACGACGTTTTCCCCTTCGGCTTTGCCGGCCAACCGTTTCAAGCCACGGTCACCCTCTCGCTCCCCATCTTCAGCGGCTTCGGGCGGGAGCTGCGGGTTTCGCAGGCGCGGGCGGACGAGGAGGACGCGGACGAGGCCGCGCGGGCCCAGGGACTCGCGGTGCGCGCCAGCGTACACGCGCGGTTCCTCGGCCTGACCACCGCATATAAGACGATCGGCGTGCAGGAGGTCGGGCGCGCCGCGGCCCGCGACCAGCTCCGGCTGGCGCAGGATCGCTACCGCGTCGGCCTCGGCACGGCACTCGAGGTGACCGACGCGCAGTCGGCGGTCGAGCGTTCCGAGGCAGACTACGTCACCGCCGTGTACGATTACCACCGTGCCTTCGCGGCCCTCGAGGCCGCGGTCGGCCGTCCCCTTCGCTGA
- a CDS encoding creatininase family protein: MPHEPHPWRLKEMSPIAVQERLLARPTLIVPVGTTEQHGPHLPLGCDTIIVEHLADDLSSAFGVVRAPAVEYGVQPPAHPFPGGAALRRKTLHRVMNELIESWEDGAGVREFVIITAQAADPHLEALSTIRTDEASTMAIDIFGLDFGDLLEVPAAPAQGGELDTSLMLYLAPSLVRLELARGALPASARKGERLYRFILDRVGRCLTGT, encoded by the coding sequence ATGCCTCACGAACCTCATCCCTGGCGGCTCAAGGAGATGAGCCCGATCGCCGTGCAGGAGCGCCTCCTCGCGCGGCCCACGCTGATCGTGCCGGTCGGCACCACCGAGCAGCACGGCCCGCACCTCCCGCTCGGCTGCGACACGATCATCGTCGAGCACCTGGCCGACGACCTCTCCTCCGCCTTCGGCGTGGTGCGCGCGCCGGCGGTCGAGTACGGCGTCCAGCCCCCGGCCCACCCGTTTCCAGGAGGGGCGGCGCTCCGCCGCAAGACGCTGCATCGGGTCATGAACGAACTTATCGAGTCGTGGGAGGACGGGGCAGGCGTGCGGGAGTTCGTCATCATCACGGCGCAGGCGGCCGATCCGCACCTCGAAGCCCTGAGCACCATCCGGACGGACGAGGCCAGCACGATGGCCATCGACATCTTCGGGCTCGATTTCGGCGACCTGCTCGAGGTGCCTGCCGCACCCGCACAGGGCGGCGAGCTCGACACCTCGCTGATGCTCTACCTCGCGCCCTCGCTGGTGCGCCTGGAGCTTGCGCGCGGCGCGCTGCCGGCGTCGGCACGCAAGGGCGAGCGGCTGTATAGATTCATCCTCGACCGCGTCGGCCGCTGCCTCACCGGCACCTGA
- a CDS encoding ABC transporter ATP-binding protein: MTDQVIRLRDLTRDYEMGSEVVRALRGVSLDIGRNEYVAIMGPSGSGKSTLMNLLGCLDTPTSGEYWLNGQEVSRLSDDALARVRNREIGFVFQTFNLLPRATALHNVELPLVYAGTSARARREVAQSALERVGLADRMQHRPNELSGGQRQRVAIARALVNRPSILLADEPTGNLDSGTSDEIMGVFAELHTQGQTVIMVTHEADIAAHAERMVVLRDGRVASDRATRDAAA, translated from the coding sequence ATGACCGACCAGGTGATCCGCCTGCGCGACCTCACGCGCGACTACGAGATGGGGAGCGAGGTAGTGCGCGCGCTCCGCGGCGTCTCGCTCGACATCGGCCGCAACGAATACGTCGCCATCATGGGCCCCTCGGGGTCCGGCAAGTCCACGCTGATGAACCTGCTCGGGTGCCTCGACACCCCGACCTCGGGCGAGTACTGGCTGAATGGGCAGGAGGTGTCGCGCCTCTCGGACGACGCGCTCGCGCGGGTACGGAACCGGGAGATCGGGTTCGTGTTCCAGACGTTCAACCTGCTCCCGCGGGCCACGGCGCTGCACAATGTCGAGCTGCCGCTGGTGTACGCCGGCACGAGCGCGCGGGCGCGGCGCGAGGTGGCCCAATCGGCGCTCGAGCGCGTGGGACTCGCCGACCGGATGCAGCACCGGCCCAACGAGCTGTCGGGCGGGCAGCGGCAGCGGGTCGCCATCGCCCGGGCGCTGGTCAACCGGCCTTCGATTCTCCTGGCGGACGAGCCCACCGGCAATCTCGACAGCGGCACGAGCGACGAGATCATGGGGGTCTTCGCCGAGCTGCACACGCAGGGGCAGACGGTGATCATGGTGACCCACGAGGCCGACATCGCGGCGCATGCCGAGCGGATGGTGGTGCTCCGGGACGGCCGGGTGGCGTCGGACCGCGCCACCCGCGACGCAGCGGCCTGA
- a CDS encoding ABC transporter permease, which translates to MPLFEAVRMALRTIRTQKLKSGFSLIGVLIGVTFLIAVVSVVQGMNEYMRERFANGLIGVNSFEVRRFPAIDNGNVTDDTWRLWLRRPRVNYEESAFLAAQVKTPTIFARVCFDDNTPATQGKLRGKIQLYAADEAYARIKNYTIAEGRAFTAQEVQAGLPVIVIGDLVREKFFPNLDPVGRVLEIAGLPYRVVGVIARQGTLFGLSLDRFALVPFTSPARRELCAANVVHELWAKTDSPEAMQAAVAESEQYMRIARRLKPGEEDNFYIQTAEGALGTWQKISRILFLALPMLVGISLVVGGIVIMNIMLMAVSERTREIGIRKALGARRRDILAQFVVESATLASTGALLGIGTGLVLAFVVKAVTPLPAAVATWSIGLAVVLGVAVGVTAGVYPAYRAARLDPIIALRAE; encoded by the coding sequence GTGCCGCTCTTCGAGGCCGTGCGGATGGCGCTCCGGACCATCCGCACCCAGAAGCTCAAGAGCGGCTTCTCGCTCATCGGCGTACTCATCGGCGTCACGTTTCTCATCGCGGTGGTGTCGGTCGTGCAGGGGATGAACGAGTACATGCGGGAGCGGTTCGCCAACGGGCTCATCGGCGTCAACAGCTTCGAGGTCCGCCGCTTTCCCGCCATCGACAACGGCAATGTCACCGACGATACCTGGCGGCTCTGGCTCCGCCGCCCGCGGGTGAACTACGAGGAATCGGCATTTCTCGCCGCGCAGGTCAAGACGCCCACCATCTTTGCGCGGGTGTGCTTCGACGACAACACGCCCGCCACCCAGGGCAAGCTCCGTGGCAAGATCCAGCTCTATGCCGCGGACGAGGCGTACGCGCGGATCAAGAACTACACGATCGCCGAGGGGCGCGCGTTCACCGCGCAGGAGGTGCAGGCGGGTCTGCCGGTGATCGTGATCGGCGATCTCGTGCGCGAAAAGTTCTTTCCCAACCTCGACCCGGTGGGCCGCGTCCTCGAGATCGCGGGGCTGCCGTACCGCGTCGTGGGTGTGATCGCCAGGCAGGGGACGCTCTTCGGGCTCTCGCTCGACCGCTTTGCGCTGGTGCCGTTCACCTCGCCCGCGCGGCGCGAGTTGTGCGCGGCCAACGTCGTGCACGAGCTCTGGGCCAAGACGGATTCGCCCGAAGCGATGCAGGCGGCGGTGGCGGAGTCGGAGCAGTACATGCGCATCGCCCGCCGGCTCAAGCCGGGTGAAGAGGACAACTTCTACATTCAGACCGCCGAGGGGGCGCTCGGCACCTGGCAGAAGATCTCCCGGATTCTCTTTCTCGCCCTGCCGATGCTCGTGGGCATCTCGCTCGTCGTGGGCGGCATCGTCATTATGAACATCATGCTCATGGCCGTCTCCGAGCGCACCCGCGAAATCGGCATCCGGAAGGCGCTTGGCGCGCGTCGGCGCGACATCCTGGCCCAGTTCGTGGTCGAGTCGGCGACGCTGGCCTCGACCGGCGCGCTGCTGGGCATCGGCACCGGGCTCGTGCTCGCGTTCGTGGTGAAGGCGGTGACGCCGCTCCCGGCCGCGGTGGCAACGTGGTCGATCGGGCTCGCGGTGGTGCTCGGCGTCGCGGTGGGGGTCACGGCCGGCGTGTATCCGGCGTACCGCGCGGCGCGGCTCGACCCCATCATCGCGCTGAGGGCCGAGTGA
- a CDS encoding ABC transporter permease: MPLTEAFRLAVHAILGAKLRSFFTLLGIIVSVGFLVVVVAIIQGMNAYVKENLTGAMIGTNAFQVRRNPIAVGLLDDDEVRAIAKRPLVTLDDAEAVREALPDAEAVALQSGWPTPVSDVSHGSRAVTGVAVFGITPPYQLVQDYRYAYGSPLTEPDVRERRYVAALGWDIADRLFDDPAAAVGRPVRVGGYELTVKGVIAKKGRVLGQSFDAFVLVPFSTFEAMYGRRKTTVVSVKMASAEAIDGGMARAEEAMRIAHRLRPDESNDFTVDKADALVAFWKSLTRLLFTAIPAVVGIGIVVGGIVIMNIMLMTVTQRTREIGLRKSLGARRRDIRRQFLVEALVLSSLGGLLGVAAGWLLAAGVAHFTPLPARITLWSVVVALLLGGGTGIVFGVYPASRAARLDPIGALRVE; the protein is encoded by the coding sequence ATGCCCCTCACGGAAGCCTTCCGCCTCGCCGTCCACGCCATCCTCGGCGCCAAGCTCCGCTCGTTTTTCACCCTGCTCGGCATCATCGTTTCCGTCGGGTTCCTCGTGGTGGTCGTCGCGATCATCCAGGGGATGAACGCGTACGTGAAGGAGAATCTCACCGGTGCCATGATCGGTACCAACGCCTTCCAGGTGCGCCGGAACCCGATCGCCGTGGGACTGCTGGACGACGATGAGGTGCGCGCCATCGCCAAGCGTCCGCTCGTGACCCTCGACGACGCCGAGGCGGTGCGCGAGGCGCTCCCCGATGCCGAAGCGGTGGCGCTGCAGTCGGGCTGGCCCACGCCGGTGAGCGACGTGTCGCATGGGAGCCGCGCCGTGACCGGCGTCGCCGTTTTCGGCATCACCCCGCCCTACCAGCTCGTGCAGGACTACCGCTACGCGTACGGCTCGCCGCTCACCGAGCCGGACGTACGCGAGCGGCGCTACGTCGCGGCGCTGGGCTGGGACATCGCCGACCGGCTCTTCGACGATCCCGCCGCCGCGGTGGGCCGCCCGGTGCGCGTCGGCGGCTACGAGCTCACGGTGAAAGGCGTCATCGCCAAGAAGGGCCGCGTGCTGGGGCAGTCGTTCGACGCCTTCGTCCTCGTCCCCTTCAGCACCTTCGAGGCGATGTACGGGCGCCGGAAGACCACCGTGGTCTCCGTGAAGATGGCGAGCGCCGAGGCGATCGACGGCGGGATGGCGCGGGCGGAAGAGGCGATGCGCATCGCCCACCGGCTCCGGCCCGACGAGAGCAACGACTTCACGGTGGACAAGGCCGATGCGCTGGTCGCCTTCTGGAAGAGCCTCACTCGGCTCCTGTTCACGGCGATTCCTGCCGTAGTAGGCATCGGCATCGTCGTGGGCGGGATCGTGATCATGAACATCATGCTCATGACCGTCACCCAACGCACCCGCGAGATCGGCCTCCGCAAGTCGCTCGGCGCGCGCCGGCGCGACATCCGGCGCCAGTTTCTGGTCGAGGCGCTCGTCCTCTCGAGCCTGGGCGGCCTGCTCGGCGTCGCGGCCGGGTGGCTGCTCGCGGCGGGCGTGGCGCACTTCACGCCTCTTCCCGCGCGGATTACCCTCTGGTCGGTGGTGGTCGCGCTCCTTCTAGGCGGCGGCACGGGCATCGTCTTTGGCGTCTATCCGGCGAGCCGCGCCGCCCGACTCGATCCGATCGGCGCGCTCCGGGTCGAGTAG
- a CDS encoding efflux RND transporter periplasmic adaptor subunit codes for MSRGMKIGLIIGVIVIGAGGLIAAAAAKRRNKAVEVRLEQVGRRDLVAAVTASGKLEADKQVDVSADVTGRITHIAVKEGDRVKKGQFLVQIDPVQFEGAVSRGEAALASNEAAVLQAKANRDQAKRTLDRSLEIKRTAPELIAPEAVEQAQQAYDVAVSVYQSNMAQVDQARASLKEARDNLARTRLFAPISGRVVRLPVEEGEVAVPGTFSKETALLMTIADLSTILAKVQVDETDVVRLHLEDSVAVSIDAYPDTTFLGRVTKIGNSAKLDNSQATGGSNPGTNDRAVDFDVEVTLKNPPQDVRPDLSCTARIVTDTRPRALSIPIIALTVRENEKVPNEAGPEGPDTMRTRKFRKKETEGVFVVRDGIASFRPVKVGIAGDEYFEVLDGVREGETIVAGTYQAIRDLKDSTRVKQAPEPKKESKVS; via the coding sequence ATGTCGCGTGGCATGAAGATCGGACTCATCATCGGCGTCATCGTGATCGGCGCGGGTGGCCTCATCGCGGCGGCCGCGGCCAAGCGGCGTAACAAGGCGGTCGAGGTGCGGCTCGAGCAGGTCGGCCGCCGGGACCTCGTGGCGGCGGTCACGGCGAGCGGCAAGCTCGAGGCCGACAAGCAGGTCGACGTGAGCGCCGACGTGACGGGCCGCATCACCCACATCGCGGTGAAGGAAGGCGACCGGGTGAAGAAGGGCCAGTTCCTGGTGCAGATCGATCCGGTTCAGTTCGAGGGCGCCGTGTCGCGCGGAGAGGCGGCGCTCGCCTCGAACGAGGCGGCGGTGCTGCAGGCAAAGGCCAACCGCGACCAGGCCAAGCGCACGCTCGACCGCTCGCTCGAGATCAAGCGCACCGCGCCCGAGCTCATCGCACCCGAGGCGGTGGAGCAGGCGCAGCAGGCGTACGACGTGGCGGTGTCGGTCTACCAGTCGAACATGGCGCAGGTGGACCAGGCACGCGCGAGTCTCAAGGAGGCGCGCGACAATCTTGCGCGCACCCGGCTCTTCGCCCCGATCTCGGGACGCGTGGTCCGGCTGCCGGTGGAGGAGGGCGAGGTCGCCGTGCCCGGCACGTTCTCCAAGGAAACGGCGCTCCTCATGACGATCGCCGACCTGTCCACGATCCTGGCGAAGGTGCAGGTGGACGAGACCGACGTGGTGCGGCTCCATCTCGAAGATTCGGTGGCGGTGAGCATCGACGCCTACCCCGACACCACGTTCCTCGGCCGCGTCACCAAGATCGGCAACAGCGCCAAGCTGGACAACTCGCAGGCGACGGGCGGCAGCAACCCCGGCACGAATGACCGCGCGGTGGATTTCGACGTCGAGGTGACGCTCAAGAACCCGCCGCAGGACGTGCGCCCGGACCTGAGCTGCACCGCGCGCATCGTCACCGACACGCGGCCGCGCGCGCTTTCGATTCCGATCATCGCGCTCACCGTGCGCGAAAACGAGAAGGTGCCGAACGAAGCGGGTCCGGAGGGGCCCGACACGATGCGCACCCGGAAGTTCCGCAAGAAGGAAACCGAGGGCGTGTTCGTGGTGCGCGACGGGATCGCGAGCTTCCGGCCGGTCAAGGTGGGGATTGCGGGCGACGAATACTTCGAGGTGCTCGACGGCGTGCGCGAGGGCGAAACGATCGTCGCCGGCACCTACCAGGCCATCCGCGACTTGAAGGACAGCACCCGGGTGAAGCAGGCGCCCGAGCCCAAGAAGGAGAGCAAGGTATCATGA
- a CDS encoding ABC transporter permease: MLYRMGEGVGIALDSIRSNKVRAALTILGVAIGVTVVIAMGAAITGINRSITRTLEQAGPKTFFVYRFFQGGINISDGSDENSPWVHMPWLSIEEADLIRAQPAVRDVNVGEYTQGPVSYGDVNLSGVSIVGFGPHWITVNGGDILQGRNYTEAEYAAGAHVAVINDRLAQALFPGLDPIDKEIKIFGQPFKVVGMHAEAASLFSNADKPRLAIPHTVFTKVADYQKGWMDFSVVPTDEATVIEAEDQVTAALRSARGLRPGDANNFAVVTQNKLLDTFNSITAGFFIAMLVLSGVGLMVGGVGVVAIMMISVTERTREIGVRKALGATRREIMFQFLVEAATLTLIGCLIGMALGSLAAWGVRSFTPVPATVPLASVVAAVLVSILTGVLFGLYPASKASRLDPVEALRYE; the protein is encoded by the coding sequence ATGCTGTACCGCATGGGCGAGGGCGTCGGCATCGCGCTCGACTCGATCCGCTCGAACAAGGTGCGCGCGGCGCTCACCATCCTGGGCGTCGCCATCGGCGTCACCGTCGTCATCGCGATGGGCGCCGCGATCACCGGCATCAACCGCAGCATCACCCGCACGCTCGAGCAGGCCGGGCCCAAGACGTTCTTCGTCTACCGCTTCTTCCAGGGCGGGATCAACATCTCCGATGGCTCGGATGAGAACTCGCCCTGGGTGCACATGCCGTGGCTCTCGATCGAGGAGGCGGACCTGATCCGCGCGCAGCCGGCGGTGCGCGACGTAAACGTCGGCGAATACACCCAGGGCCCGGTAAGCTACGGCGACGTGAACCTGAGCGGCGTCTCGATCGTGGGGTTCGGGCCCCATTGGATCACGGTGAACGGCGGAGACATCCTACAGGGGCGCAACTACACGGAGGCCGAATACGCCGCCGGTGCGCACGTCGCCGTGATCAACGACCGGCTCGCCCAGGCGCTCTTTCCGGGGCTCGACCCGATCGACAAGGAGATCAAGATCTTCGGCCAGCCGTTCAAGGTGGTGGGGATGCATGCGGAGGCCGCGTCGCTCTTCAGCAACGCGGACAAGCCGCGGCTGGCCATTCCGCACACCGTCTTCACCAAGGTGGCCGACTACCAGAAGGGGTGGATGGACTTTTCCGTCGTGCCGACCGACGAGGCCACCGTGATCGAGGCCGAGGACCAGGTGACGGCGGCGCTCCGGAGCGCGCGCGGCCTCCGGCCGGGCGACGCGAACAACTTCGCCGTCGTCACCCAGAACAAGCTGCTCGACACCTTCAACAGCATCACCGCCGGCTTCTTCATCGCCATGCTGGTGCTCTCGGGCGTGGGACTCATGGTGGGCGGGGTCGGCGTCGTGGCGATCATGATGATCTCGGTCACCGAGCGCACCCGCGAGATCGGCGTGCGCAAGGCGCTCGGCGCCACCCGGCGCGAGATCATGTTCCAGTTCCTGGTGGAGGCGGCGACGCTCACGCTGATCGGCTGCCTCATCGGGATGGCGCTCGGGTCGCTCGCCGCATGGGGCGTGCGCTCGTTCACGCCGGTCCCGGCCACGGTGCCGCTCGCGTCGGTGGTGGCGGCGGTGCTGGTGTCGATTCTCACGGGGGTGCTCTTCGGCCTTTATCCCGCGAGCAAGGCCTCGCGGCTCGATCCGGTGGAGGCGCTCAGGTACGAGTAG